The proteins below are encoded in one region of Bacteroides uniformis:
- a CDS encoding peptidylprolyl isomerase, whose product MKQCMNFKFVILFALTLLVGSTVYGQDNVIDEVVWVVGDEAILKSEVEEARMSALYEGRKFDRDPYCVIPEEIAVQKLYLHQAALDSIEVSESEVIQRVDYMTNMYIANIGSREKMEEYFNKTSSQIRETLRENAREGLKVQKMQQKLVGEIKITPAEVRRYFKDLPQDSIPYIPTQVEVQIITQQPKVPLEEIEDVKRRLREYTDRVNKGESFSMLARLYSEDRGSAMRGGEIEFSGRGMLDPAYANVAFNLQDPSKVSKIVESEYGFHIIQLIEKRGDRIKTRHILLKPHIPEEALAAGCARLDSIADDIRNNKFSFEEAASVLSQDKDTRNNHGLLPNPNTNTSRFEMQELPPEIAKVVDKMKVGEISEAFTMIPQKTGKEECVIVKLKSRTTGHKATIADDYQNLKEIVLEKRRDEVLDKWIREKQKHTYVRIKDNWKNNCTFKYPGWIKE is encoded by the coding sequence ATGAAACAGTGTATGAACTTTAAGTTTGTAATTTTATTTGCCTTGACGCTATTAGTCGGTTCTACCGTTTATGGACAAGACAACGTAATTGACGAGGTAGTGTGGGTAGTAGGTGACGAGGCTATACTGAAGTCCGAAGTGGAAGAAGCACGCATGAGTGCATTGTATGAAGGACGCAAATTTGACCGTGACCCTTATTGCGTGATACCGGAGGAGATAGCCGTGCAGAAGCTGTATCTTCACCAGGCTGCCCTCGACAGTATCGAAGTATCCGAGAGTGAGGTTATCCAGCGTGTGGACTATATGACGAACATGTATATCGCCAACATCGGTTCGCGTGAGAAAATGGAGGAATACTTCAATAAGACTTCCAGCCAGATTCGTGAAACGCTGCGCGAGAATGCCCGTGAAGGATTGAAAGTTCAGAAGATGCAGCAGAAACTGGTGGGTGAGATTAAGATAACTCCGGCTGAGGTGCGCCGTTACTTCAAGGATTTGCCGCAGGACAGCATTCCTTATATCCCTACCCAGGTGGAGGTGCAGATTATCACTCAGCAGCCCAAGGTTCCTTTGGAGGAAATAGAAGATGTAAAGAGGCGTCTGCGTGAGTATACCGACCGTGTCAATAAGGGCGAAAGCTTTTCCATGTTGGCTCGTCTGTACTCCGAGGACCGTGGCTCGGCCATGCGTGGCGGTGAAATAGAGTTTTCGGGACGCGGTATGCTGGACCCCGCTTATGCCAATGTAGCTTTCAACTTGCAAGACCCCAGCAAGGTTTCCAAGATTGTAGAGTCTGAATATGGTTTCCATATCATTCAGTTGATAGAGAAGCGCGGTGACCGTATTAAAACACGCCACATTCTGTTGAAACCGCATATTCCGGAAGAAGCTCTGGCTGCCGGTTGTGCCCGTTTGGATTCTATTGCCGATGATATCCGCAATAACAAGTTCTCTTTTGAAGAGGCTGCCTCAGTGCTTTCGCAGGATAAGGATACGCGTAACAATCATGGTTTGTTGCCGAATCCCAATACGAACACTTCCCGTTTTGAGATGCAGGAACTTCCCCCTGAAATAGCCAAGGTGGTGGATAAGATGAAAGTGGGCGAAATCTCCGAAGCCTTCACCATGATTCCGCAAAAGACCGGAAAAGAAGAGTGTGTGATTGTGAAACTGAAGAGCCGTACGACGGGACACAAGGCTACCATTGCCGATGACTATCAGAACTTGAAAGAGATTGTGTTGGAGAAACGCCGCGACGAAGTGCTGGACAAGTGGATTCGTGAGAAGCAGAAGCACACGTATGTCCGTATCAAGGATAATTGGAAGAATAACTGTACGTTCAAGTATCCGGGCTGGATCAAAGAATAA
- a CDS encoding OstA-like protein: MQKKNTKNHFLNKHRYLLVGILCLFGICLLSAQDKKKSTGAPEKRKVDSIEQKKTETSEKKKTRVDLLYADEAQADKQLRPDVQVLIGSVRMKHDSMYMFCDSALIFEKINSVEAFGNVRMEQGDTLFIYGDYLYYDGMSQLAMLRENVRMINRNTVLTTDSLNYDRLYDLGYYFEGGTLTDEDNVLTSEWGEYSPATKLAVFNHDVKLVNPKFVLTSDTLKYSTATKIATILGPSDIVSDQNHIYSERGVYNTTTEQAELLDRSVLTNEGKKLTGDSLFYDRILGYGEAFDNVQMNDTVNRNMLTGDYCFYNELTGSAVATKRAVAIDYSQGDSLFMHGDTLRLITYHMNTDSMYREMRAYHKVRAYRTDVQAVCDSLVYNSKDSCMTMYTDPILWHGEQQLLGEEIKIYMNDSTIDWAHIINQALTVEKKDSIHYNQVSGKEMKAFFIDGDMRLVEVNGNVLVVYYPVEEKDSSLIMMNYSEGGLLKMYLKERRMERGVFVGKTTGTAYPLDQIPPDKSRLPSFVWFDYIRPLNKEDIFEWRAKKAGEVLKKSDRKPVTSPRNMHIKRNNK, encoded by the coding sequence ATGCAAAAGAAGAATACAAAAAATCATTTCCTGAACAAGCATAGATACCTCCTGGTAGGCATTCTATGCTTGTTTGGCATCTGTCTGCTGAGTGCGCAGGACAAAAAGAAGAGTACTGGTGCACCGGAGAAGAGGAAAGTGGACTCGATTGAACAGAAAAAGACGGAGACGTCGGAAAAGAAGAAGACGCGCGTCGATTTGTTGTACGCAGATGAGGCGCAGGCGGACAAACAGTTGCGTCCTGATGTGCAGGTACTCATCGGTTCGGTGAGGATGAAGCATGACAGTATGTACATGTTCTGTGATAGTGCGCTGATATTCGAAAAGATAAATTCTGTGGAGGCATTCGGCAATGTGCGTATGGAGCAGGGCGACACCTTGTTTATCTATGGAGACTATCTGTATTATGACGGCATGTCGCAGCTGGCCATGCTGCGTGAGAATGTACGTATGATAAATCGTAATACGGTGCTGACAACCGACAGTTTGAACTATGACCGTCTGTACGATTTGGGTTATTACTTCGAAGGCGGTACGCTGACCGACGAGGATAATGTGCTGACTTCCGAGTGGGGAGAATATAGCCCTGCCACCAAGTTGGCTGTCTTCAATCACGACGTGAAGCTGGTCAATCCGAAGTTTGTCTTGACTTCGGATACCTTGAAGTATAGTACAGCTACCAAGATTGCTACTATTTTAGGCCCCTCCGACATTGTGAGTGACCAAAATCATATTTATTCCGAACGTGGCGTGTACAATACGACTACTGAGCAGGCAGAACTGCTCGACCGTTCCGTACTGACTAACGAAGGCAAGAAACTGACCGGTGACAGCCTTTTCTACGACCGCATCTTGGGATACGGCGAGGCTTTTGACAATGTACAGATGAATGATACGGTCAACCGGAACATGTTGACTGGCGACTATTGTTTCTACAACGAACTGACCGGAAGCGCCGTTGCCACCAAACGTGCCGTAGCTATCGACTATTCGCAGGGCGACAGTCTGTTTATGCACGGTGATACTTTGCGGCTGATTACCTACCATATGAATACCGATTCCATGTACCGGGAGATGCGTGCCTATCATAAGGTGCGTGCTTATCGCACGGATGTGCAGGCCGTATGCGATTCGTTGGTGTATAATTCCAAGGACTCTTGCATGACGATGTACACCGACCCTATCTTGTGGCACGGGGAACAACAGTTGTTGGGCGAGGAAATTAAAATTTACATGAACGATAGTACCATCGACTGGGCACATATCATCAATCAGGCCCTGACGGTAGAGAAAAAGGACAGTATTCACTATAACCAAGTTTCCGGTAAGGAGATGAAAGCTTTCTTCATAGATGGAGACATGCGTCTGGTGGAGGTAAACGGCAATGTATTGGTGGTGTATTATCCGGTAGAGGAGAAGGACAGTTCGCTGATTATGATGAACTATTCGGAAGGTGGACTTTTGAAAATGTACTTGAAGGAGAGAAGAATGGAGCGCGGAGTCTTTGTTGGAAAGACTACCGGTACAGCCTATCCTTTGGACCAGATTCCACCAGATAAGAGCAGGCTGCCTTCTTTTGTTTGGTTCGACTACATCCGTCCGCTCAACAAGGAGGACATCTTCGAGTGGAGGGCTAAAAAAGCAGGTGAAGTATTGAAGAAAAGTGACCGGAAACCTGTAACTTCGCCAAGGAATATGCATATTAAACGAAATAATAAGTAG
- a CDS encoding peptidylprolyl isomerase, whose protein sequence is MRTTCFGLLIFLLCAACSEQHDHKGWTPLVELDGNFLYREDLQSVLPAGLSKDDSLLFAEHYIRNWVEDILLYDKAQSNIPNNGEIDKLVENYRKALIMHTYQQALIHQRLSEEISEQDLTEYYEKNQALFKVERPLMKGLFIKVPLTAPQLGNVRRWYKTETREAVEHLEKYSLQNAVKYEYFYDKWVPVSEVLDMLPLKVPNVDEYLDKNRHVELKDTAFHYFLNVSDYRPVGEQEPYEFARRQVKDMLLNVKQVEFMKQVKDDLYQRAVKRDKIKYYLE, encoded by the coding sequence ATGCGAACAACCTGCTTTGGGCTTTTAATTTTCCTTCTCTGTGCGGCGTGCAGCGAGCAGCACGACCATAAAGGGTGGACACCGTTAGTGGAGTTGGACGGCAATTTCCTTTACCGGGAAGATTTGCAATCGGTACTTCCTGCCGGTTTGTCCAAAGACGACAGTCTGTTGTTTGCAGAACATTATATCCGTAATTGGGTGGAAGATATTTTGCTGTACGATAAAGCGCAGAGCAATATTCCCAATAACGGTGAGATTGATAAACTTGTGGAGAATTATCGCAAAGCATTGATAATGCATACCTATCAGCAGGCTTTAATACATCAGCGGCTATCAGAGGAGATTTCAGAACAAGACTTGACGGAGTATTACGAGAAGAACCAGGCGCTCTTCAAGGTGGAACGTCCGTTGATGAAAGGCTTGTTCATCAAAGTTCCTTTGACAGCCCCGCAGCTGGGCAATGTTCGTCGCTGGTACAAGACGGAAACCCGTGAGGCGGTGGAACATCTGGAAAAGTACAGTCTGCAGAATGCTGTGAAGTATGAGTATTTTTATGATAAATGGGTGCCGGTATCGGAAGTGCTGGATATGCTGCCCTTGAAGGTTCCTAATGTGGACGAGTATCTGGACAAGAATCGCCATGTAGAGCTGAAGGATACGGCTTTCCATTATTTCCTGAATGTGAGCGATTATCGCCCGGTGGGAGAGCAGGAACCCTATGAGTTTGCCCGTAGGCAAGTGAAGGATATGCTGCTGAACGTGAAGCAGGTGGAATTCATGAAGCAAGTGAAGGATGATTTGTACCAACGGGCGGTGAAAAGAGACAAGATTAAATATTATTTAGAATAA